The following coding sequences are from one Treponema bryantii window:
- a CDS encoding methyl-accepting chemotaxis protein has protein sequence MSSKKTYANGIYVPWYGYLMIFLLYATPFMVMTPVALITGLFSMDDFGLVFGAPIINLMVALVVIAGACMTFLLRYIIMKAQLTPEGIKKFNKQLKLVDLFNIVIPVGSMILIGQVMGIYVRNHGIHLSAFNGGNPGIFLSLLMLGSLFDVSLLFYILHIRIIEPKLYVIPFNNKELPLNIIQRNVLTLTFALLGCVFLIISVLTPANLAAGPSVVYKRITPILIYSVAYFTVATLLLVADIIHCLKQIAAITSALSQKDYTVADGRPTHRSELGIIIQGINAFKDQARDMLREIDVSTRKTSNQSDDLVHNMDLTKENVANIVESLSSMKQEIENQSAGVEESNSSIEQIMGNIRALNNSIESQAAGVTQSSAAVEEMVANIASVSQILEKNNVVVNSLTDAADKGQQQVKTAVKTADAVLQQSAGILQASSIIQSIASRTNLLAMNAAIESAHAGEAGKGFAVVAEEIRKLAEQSGDQSKAIDENLRSLSEAIAGITTDINHVQAAFENIYELSQKVREQETVIANAMDEQTAGNQQVLEAMRAISDTTVEVKNGSAEMLVGGEQVIKEMQNLSEVTRIISDNMNQINDFSQQISDAIAITTASTNSTQENLKGLMKELDMFKLGK, from the coding sequence ATGAGCTCAAAAAAAACTTACGCTAATGGCATCTATGTTCCGTGGTACGGATATTTAATGATTTTCCTTCTATATGCTACACCATTTATGGTAATGACACCAGTTGCTTTAATTACTGGTTTGTTCAGCATGGATGACTTTGGACTTGTTTTCGGAGCTCCAATAATCAACTTAATGGTTGCACTTGTCGTAATTGCAGGTGCATGTATGACATTTCTGTTGCGCTATATAATCATGAAAGCACAGCTTACTCCAGAAGGAATTAAAAAGTTCAATAAACAGCTTAAACTTGTAGACCTTTTTAATATTGTAATACCAGTTGGTTCCATGATTCTTATTGGACAGGTTATGGGTATCTATGTACGAAATCATGGCATACATCTTTCTGCATTTAATGGTGGAAATCCAGGAATCTTCCTTAGTCTTTTGATGCTCGGATCCCTTTTTGATGTAAGTCTTTTGTTCTATATTCTTCATATTCGTATTATTGAACCAAAACTCTATGTTATTCCTTTTAATAACAAAGAGCTTCCTCTTAATATCATTCAGAGAAACGTACTTACACTTACATTTGCGCTTCTTGGTTGTGTATTCCTGATTATTTCTGTTCTTACCCCTGCAAACCTTGCAGCAGGTCCTTCAGTTGTTTACAAACGAATCACTCCAATTCTGATTTATAGCGTTGCTTACTTTACTGTAGCTACATTACTTCTTGTTGCAGATATTATTCATTGTCTTAAGCAGATTGCAGCCATTACCTCAGCACTCTCTCAGAAAGATTATACTGTTGCAGATGGTAGGCCAACACATCGAAGTGAACTTGGTATCATTATTCAGGGAATCAATGCATTCAAAGACCAGGCAAGAGATATGCTTCGCGAAATCGATGTTTCAACAAGAAAGACTTCAAATCAGTCTGATGACCTTGTTCACAACATGGATCTTACAAAAGAAAACGTTGCAAATATTGTTGAATCACTTTCAAGCATGAAGCAGGAAATTGAAAACCAGTCTGCTGGTGTAGAAGAATCTAACTCTTCTATCGAACAGATTATGGGTAATATTCGTGCCCTTAACAATTCTATTGAATCTCAGGCTGCAGGCGTTACACAGTCTTCTGCCGCTGTAGAAGAGATGGTTGCAAATATTGCCAGCGTTTCACAGATTCTTGAAAAGAACAATGTTGTAGTAAACTCTCTTACTGATGCAGCTGATAAAGGGCAGCAGCAGGTTAAGACAGCCGTTAAAACTGCAGATGCTGTACTCCAGCAGTCAGCAGGTATTCTCCAGGCTTCAAGTATCATTCAGAGCATTGCAAGCCGTACAAACCTCCTTGCTATGAACGCCGCTATTGAGTCTGCTCATGCAGGTGAAGCTGGTAAGGGATTCGCAGTAGTTGCTGAAGAAATCCGAAAACTTGCTGAACAGTCTGGAGATCAGAGTAAAGCTATCGACGAAAACCTCCGCTCTCTTTCTGAAGCTATTGCCGGAATTACAACTGATATCAATCACGTACAGGCAGCATTCGAAAATATTTATGAGCTTTCTCAGAAGGTTCGTGAACAGGAAACTGTTATTGCCAACGCAATGGATGAACAGACTGCAGGTAACCAGCAGGTTCTCGAAGCAATGCGCGCTATCAGTGACACAACTGTAGAAGTAAAGAATGGATCTGCAGAAATGCTCGTTGGTGGTGAACAGGTTATCAAGGAAATGCAGAATCTTTCAGAAGTAACAAGAATTATTTCTGATAACATGAATCAGATCAATGACTTCTCTCAGCAGATTTCTGATGCTATTGCAATTACAACAGCTTCTACAAACAGCACTCAGGAAAATCTCAAGGGACTTATGAAAGAGCTTGATATGTTTAAGCTCGGTAAATAA
- a CDS encoding bifunctional diguanylate cyclase/phosphodiesterase, producing the protein MFYYKKSLLLTLFTTLSIFCIYCISATTNGNSGILTMGSFTIPIVSLQGIIAAVNALCCIIMVFIDFKKGSKIAFTIMGVSIALALIPIFTVHSLAPLPGIVSNIVSLVSIIIIYSFYKRSSMNSLTDFITGLPNRRYYVKEVNERLSVKQTFYLASIEIEDFKNINDVYGIRAADFILVDTAKKLKGKLGENEMLFRITGGLFAMLLNEKTVPEEKLKNVIRSEVMMLPPKEGEDLLVKNSCIVSLAAGIVHIGSNDNYKDSASVMRDAEIALMEARKLQNQKMCLFSDSLKKLDFEQKEAEFLIKDAMQNNYFYLVYQPQFTTNEKKLRGFETLIRCKKPDGSIISPANFIPAAEKTNLITSIDDYVLRRAMTEFKPVVVNEKKDFVLSINVSAKNIGTENFAQKLKQIIDEIQFPPENLEIEITEYSFAESMETTVENILSLKSLGVQIALDDFGTGYTSIAQLMKLPVTLLKIDKSLIDNIETDPVMCDMVDSVIYMGHIMNCEVISEGVENENQLEILKEHKCDFIQGFVWGKPLDFDSAVSLCKDTK; encoded by the coding sequence GTGTTTTACTATAAAAAATCTCTTCTTTTAACCTTGTTTACAACACTATCAATATTCTGTATCTATTGTATTTCAGCTACTACAAATGGAAATTCCGGAATTCTGACGATGGGAAGTTTTACAATTCCGATTGTCTCTTTACAAGGTATTATTGCTGCCGTTAATGCTTTGTGCTGTATCATAATGGTATTTATAGATTTTAAGAAGGGCAGCAAAATTGCTTTTACGATAATGGGAGTATCTATTGCTCTTGCCCTGATTCCTATTTTTACCGTTCATTCTCTGGCACCACTTCCTGGAATTGTATCTAATATTGTTTCTCTTGTTTCAATAATCATCATTTATTCCTTCTATAAAAGATCATCAATGAACAGCCTTACAGATTTTATTACAGGCTTACCAAACAGACGTTATTATGTGAAAGAAGTAAATGAAAGACTCAGCGTAAAACAAACTTTTTATCTCGCAAGTATTGAGATAGAAGATTTTAAGAATATAAATGATGTATATGGAATTCGTGCTGCAGATTTTATTTTAGTTGATACTGCCAAAAAACTGAAAGGTAAGCTTGGTGAGAACGAAATGCTTTTCAGAATTACCGGCGGTCTTTTTGCAATGCTGCTGAATGAAAAAACTGTACCGGAAGAAAAACTAAAAAATGTAATCCGTTCTGAAGTCATGATGCTTCCCCCAAAAGAAGGTGAAGATCTGCTTGTAAAAAACAGTTGTATTGTTTCCCTTGCAGCAGGTATTGTTCATATTGGTTCAAATGATAATTACAAGGATTCTGCTTCTGTTATGCGTGATGCTGAAATTGCGCTGATGGAGGCCCGCAAGTTACAGAATCAAAAAATGTGTCTTTTTTCTGATTCATTAAAGAAACTGGATTTTGAACAGAAAGAAGCAGAGTTTCTTATAAAAGATGCAATGCAGAATAATTATTTCTACCTTGTATATCAGCCGCAGTTTACTACAAATGAAAAGAAACTCCGTGGTTTTGAAACTCTTATTCGTTGTAAAAAGCCGGACGGTTCAATAATTAGTCCTGCAAATTTTATTCCTGCTGCGGAAAAAACAAATCTAATCACTTCTATTGATGATTATGTTTTGCGCCGTGCTATGACAGAGTTTAAGCCTGTTGTTGTAAATGAAAAAAAAGATTTTGTTCTTTCAATAAATGTTTCGGCAAAGAATATTGGAACAGAAAATTTTGCACAGAAACTTAAACAGATTATTGATGAAATTCAGTTCCCTCCAGAAAATCTTGAAATTGAAATTACTGAATATTCTTTTGCAGAATCTATGGAGACTACGGTAGAAAATATCCTGTCGCTTAAGAGTCTTGGAGTTCAGATTGCCCTTGATGATTTTGGAACCGGTTATACTTCAATTGCTCAGCTTATGAAGCTGCCTGTAACTCTTTTGAAAATTGATAAGAGTCTTATTGATAATATTGAAACAGATCCTGTTATGTGTGACATGGTTGATTCTGTAATTTATATGGGCCATATCATGAATTGCGAAGTTATTTCAGAAGGTGTTGAAAATGAAAACCAACTTGAAATTCTGAAAGAGCACAAGTGTGATTTTATTCAGGGCTTTGTATGGGGTAAACCTCTGGATTTTGATTCTGCTGTCAGCTTGTGTAAGGATACAAAATAA